CATTATCGATAAAATTCGCCGCGAATTTGACTTCCGGCCGCACACCTTTGCCGAAGGAATTGCGGTGGTTGGCGCCCAAAGCGAACGGGCAGCATAAAAAAAACCCGCCGGGGTAGACGGCGGGTTTAAGCTCAACTGGGGTAGCCGGTGAGCAGTAAGAACAGAGTGTGGGTAGAAATAGAGTAGCTTGTTATGCCAAATAGGGCAGGGTAAGCGTGGGCTGGAAAATTGAGGAAAACAGGAAGTAGAAGTAAGGAGACGCGGAATCAAGACTGGGGCCACACTCCTACCAGGAGCCCGCCGACCAGCACGGCGGTGCGGCCTGCCAGCGCCGCCTCGCCCTGGGCGCGGGGCACCACCGTGCCGTCCGGAGTTACAAAATCGATGCCAACAGAAATGGGGCGGCTCGTGCGGTTTGCCACTTTGGCGCGCCTGGAAGTACCTAATGTGGGGTAGATAAGTAGATGCATAAAAATTGGGTAGAGGAGGGAGGATAGTAATACCTTATCGATAACGTGAACCGTCCATAAGGCAATACAATGTTACAGGCTCCTTTAAACCAAAAAAAGGACACTAGCGCTAGCAATGAGACATGGGTATTTGCCGGGGTCTAGTGAAAAAGCACAACTATTTATCCGAAAAAATCTTAACTGTAGTTTACTTGATTTTTATTTTTTAGGTATTATAATTCTGAAATACAAATATTTAATGGGTTTGAAATTTGACTCAACTGTGGGGCTGGATTTCCTAAAAAAGTATCCATTTGCGACATTGGGAATGCTTTGGTTCCGGAATGCCAATTCGTAGAAAACAGGCACTTGTAGCAATAGAGGCAAATACTAGGATGAAGCGGATGACGACCGATATCGGCTTATTGAGATGAGACTTATCATGCTAATTATTAAGCACATACTAGGAAAAAGAAAGGTCCACCAGGCGCCGGGTTCGCTCCGTACGGTGGCCATGAGCCGGCCCCAACTGGCTACATCCGGCGGCAGGCCAATGCCCAAAAAAGACAAGGTGCTTTCCAGGCCCAATAAGCCCGCTATACTGAGCGGCAGGGCCGTTCGCAGCGGCTGTAATGCATGCGGCAACGCATGGTGCAGCCAGACTTTGTAGGGGGGCGCGCCAACGGCTTGGGCTGCTTCTACGAAGGGCAGCGTGCGCACGCGCAGCATCTGGGCACGCACCAATCGGGCCGCCTGCGGCCACGACGTAAGGGTGAGGAGAACCAACAGGCCTGGCACCGACACGCCGGTTCCGGCGGCCATGGCCACCACCAGCACCAGCCGCGGTATGGTGTCGAGGGTGGTGGCCGCCCCCATTACCACTGAGTTGACCGGGACCGGCCAGGAGGCCAGCTCCCGCTTGCGCTGCCACGCCGCCAGTAGCCAGCCCAGGCCAACAGCCGCTACTGCTAGCCCAACCCCAGCGCCGGGTAGGCGCAGCACCCACCATCCGCCAGCGGCGGCCAGCAACCAGTAGGGTACGGCCAGCCGTGCTTTATTCCCCCAAAAACCTGCCGCGCCGCCTGCCAGGGCTCCTAGCAGCGTTGATAATAGGGCAGCCGGCAAGGTGAGCAGCACGGCGGTGCGAGCGCCGAATACGAGCATGCTCAATACGTCGCGTCCCAAGGTGTCGGTGCCTAGCCAGTGGGCGCCTGCCCCAAATGGAGGCTCGGCCACATGGGCCAAGTCGGGTACCCCGGGAGCGTAAGGCAGGGGCAAGGTGGCAGCCAGCAGCGCCGTGAGCCCTACCAGGCTTAGCCACAGCATGGCCAGCTTTTGCGACCAGGAAGCAGAGGAGGGAGCTAGGATTGCCAACGGATGCGAGGGTCGGCCCAGAAATAGAGAAGGTCGGCGAGGAGCAAGGCTAGCAGGCGGGCCGCACCCGTGAGCAGGATTCCGCCCACGAGTACGGGGTAGTCGCGGGCAGCAGCGGCTTCGGCCAGCAGGCGGCCCATGCCGGGCAGCGCGAACACCACTTCCACCACCACCGCCCCGGCAACCAGCGCGGGGAGAAGCTCGGCAATTTGCGTAAGGGTGGGGAGCAGGGCATTGCGCAGGGTGTGGCGCCGGATTACGGCGCGCTCGCCCAGACCTTTGGCGCGGGCCGTGGTGGCATAGTCGGCGCGCAGTTCCTGCGTGAGGGCGGCGTCGAGCTGCAGCGTTAGCTCCGGTACGGCCGTGAGGGTGAGGGCCGCAACTGGCAGCGCCATGTGCATCAGGTAGGTGGCGATTTGGCCCCACGTGCCCGAGTCGACGTCTGCGGGTTGGTCGAGGCCATACGCTGGAAACCAGGCAAACGCATCCGGATTGGCAAAGGCCAGCAGCAATACCAATGCCACCACAAACAGGGGCAGAGCATGCACCGTCACCAGCAGCGTGCGCACGGGGCGCTGCCACCAAGGGCCGGCCGCCAAGCGTTGGGCTAGCGCCAACGCTGCCAGGATGGCCAGCACGGCTGCCGTGCCCGTGAGCGGCAACGTGAAAGATAAGGCAGCCCGCAACCGGCTGGCGACGGGCTGGCCAGTACGGTACGAAGTGCCTAAATCGCCGTGGAGCAGCCCGCTGGCCCACCGATGGTACTGGTTATGCAAGCCGTTCCACTGCCACGTCGGCTCTTGTTGACTAGAGCTCTGGCTTATATAAAAGAGCGGCAGCTTGAGGCCAAGCCGTTCGCGCACTGCGGCTTGGGTTGCCAGCCGTTCGGTAGGCGTCGTGGGCGTGCGGTCGGTTTGCATGTCCGATGCATCGGGCAATGCGCCTTGCACGGCCGCGCCAGCATCGCGGTGGCTCAACAGAAACACCACCGATGCCAGGGCCCATATGGCCAGCCCAGCCCGGGCCAAGCGCCAGATTACCAACCGGCTCATGGGCTAGGGAACCGCTGATGGCTGTGGAGCGCGCTCGATGGTGGTGGCCATAAAGCCGGGCTTGAGGCTGCCCACGTGCAAGTTGCTCAGCTGCCGACTGGCCACAATCCGGTTGGGCAGAAAAAACAGCGGGACGATGGGCGCTTCCTGCTGCAGCAGGGCCTGGAAGCGGCGCAGGAGCTGGGTACGGTGCGCTTTGCTATCGGCCGCGGCAATGGCTTCGATGAGCTGGTCGCTGGCGGGGCTGCTAAAGCCCGTCGTGTTGCCCGCGTCAATGCCCAGGGAGTGGAACACCGGCGTGAAGTTGAACATGAAGGGGTTGCCCTTCCGTACCCCCACGTACACGTCAAAGTCGCCCGCTTTCAGAGACGAGCTAAACGCGCCCGACTCGGTGGGCTGCAGCGTGACCGGGATGTCGAACCCCGCCGCCGCCGCCTGAAACTGCAGCGCGACGGTGGAAAACAACGACCCCTCGGCACGGTATCGCATCGCGAGGCGCAGCTGCTGGGGCTTGCCGTTGGCGGACTTTCGGGTCCAGCCGGTGCCTGGCGCGGGGCCGCGCTGCCAACCCGCCTGGCGCAGCAAGGCGGTGGCGCCAGCAGGGTCGAAAGGGGTAAGGGCCAGGCTGTCGTTGTAGTTCTCTTTTTCAATGGGGCTGATGACGCCCGCCGTGCGCTGCCCCGCTCCCAGCTGCGTGGCTTTCAACAGGCCGGCGGCATCAAAAAAACGGCTTAGGGCCCGGCGGGTTCGCGCATCGCTCAGGTGGGCGCGGCGGGTGTTAAAGCCGGCTATCACCACATCGTAAGAGGTAGTGGAATAAAAATTCAGGGCCGCCGCGGTCGGAGATGCGCGCAGCCGGGCAAATTCGCGGGCCGGTATCTGCGGATACACGTCGATGTCGCCGCGCCGCAGCGCGAGCGTCGCGGTGGCCGCATCGGGGATGATGACGTAATCCAACTCCTTTGGCCGCGCCTGCAGCACAACCGGGACGGGCCGCAGGCGGTCGGCCCACCACTGCGGCTTACGGCGAAAGGTGAGGTACCGGTCTTTTTCCCACTTTACCAGTTGGTAGGGGCCGCAGCCCGGCACCTGGCCGGGGTGCCGGCCTGCTCCTGCCGCCTGGTAGCGTTGGGCCAGGGCCTGCAGCGCCGAATCGGGGGGAGCGGTGGCGGCCCGCTTTTGCAAGTCAGCCAGCGAGAAGCAGCGGAGGTGGCCGCGGGGGTCGAGCGCGGCTTCTGGCAGGATGAAGAAGTCGCCCGACGCTTCCACGTACTCAAGCGCCTGCCCCCGGCACACCAGCGTAAAGTGCTGCGGAGCCTTGGGGTCGGTAAGCACCGCCCGGATAAAACGATACCGGTTCCTGGCCACCTCGTTGGGTAGGCCCGGGCAGAACATCAGCTTTAGCGTGAACTCCACATCGCGGGCGGTTACGGGCCGCCCATTGTCCCAGGCGGCGGTAGGCCGGATGTCGTAAGCAAGCTTGGAAAGGGAGTCGCCCACCAGCTCTACCGCGGGCAGGGACGTGGCTAAAGCCGGGCCGTACTTGCGGGTGGCAATGTCAGCCTGAAGCAGGCAGACATGCAGCAAATTATTTGCGTCAATGGCGGCCTGATTAGGCTGCAGCATTGGGTCTAATGTCTCGGGGTCTTGGGCCCACTGAATTCGGATTGCCTCTGATTTGCCGTGGGGGGCGCCGCAACTGCTTAACAGCAGTATTGTTGCGCAATAAAGGAGGATTCCAAGCGGTAAATTGTGCTTCACACGGTACACCTATGCATCATAGCCACGCTACCATGGGTGCCAAGATAGGCACGAAACCTCAGGTGTTTCTAAGCGGCGATGTCGCCACCCCAGCCGCCTACTCCGCCGAGGGAGGCCATATCGCCACCCCAGCCACCAACACCACCCAAGGAGGCAATATCGCCGCCCCAACCGCCCACTCCACCAAGTGCGGCAATGTCACCGCCCCAGCCGCCTACACCGCCCAGTGCGGCGATGTCGCCGCCCCAGCCACCTACGCCACCAAGTGCGCTAATGGCAGGCGTTGCCGTCGTGGATTGGGGCTGTGAAGCAGGAGCACTGGAAGCGAAGCTAGCGAATTGAAACA
This region of Hymenobacter sedentarius genomic DNA includes:
- a CDS encoding ABC transporter permease — translated: MAILAPSSASWSQKLAMLWLSLVGLTALLAATLPLPYAPGVPDLAHVAEPPFGAGAHWLGTDTLGRDVLSMLVFGARTAVLLTLPAALLSTLLGALAGGAAGFWGNKARLAVPYWLLAAAGGWWVLRLPGAGVGLAVAAVGLGWLLAAWQRKRELASWPVPVNSVVMGAATTLDTIPRLVLVVAMAAGTGVSVPGLLVLLTLTSWPQAARLVRAQMLRVRTLPFVEAAQAVGAPPYKVWLHHALPHALQPLRTALPLSIAGLLGLESTLSFLGIGLPPDVASWGRLMATVRSEPGAWWTFLFPSMCLIISMISLISISRYRSSSASS
- a CDS encoding ABC transporter permease; protein product: MSRLVIWRLARAGLAIWALASVVFLLSHRDAGAAVQGALPDASDMQTDRTPTTPTERLATQAAVRERLGLKLPLFYISQSSSQQEPTWQWNGLHNQYHRWASGLLHGDLGTSYRTGQPVASRLRAALSFTLPLTGTAAVLAILAALALAQRLAAGPWWQRPVRTLLVTVHALPLFVVALVLLLAFANPDAFAWFPAYGLDQPADVDSGTWGQIATYLMHMALPVAALTLTAVPELTLQLDAALTQELRADYATTARAKGLGERAVIRRHTLRNALLPTLTQIAELLPALVAGAVVVEVVFALPGMGRLLAEAAAARDYPVLVGGILLTGAARLLALLLADLLYFWADPRIRWQS
- a CDS encoding ABC transporter substrate-binding protein, producing MLQPNQAAIDANNLLHVCLLQADIATRKYGPALATSLPAVELVGDSLSKLAYDIRPTAAWDNGRPVTARDVEFTLKLMFCPGLPNEVARNRYRFIRAVLTDPKAPQHFTLVCRGQALEYVEASGDFFILPEAALDPRGHLRCFSLADLQKRAATAPPDSALQALAQRYQAAGAGRHPGQVPGCGPYQLVKWEKDRYLTFRRKPQWWADRLRPVPVVLQARPKELDYVIIPDAATATLALRRGDIDVYPQIPAREFARLRASPTAAALNFYSTTSYDVVIAGFNTRRAHLSDARTRRALSRFFDAAGLLKATQLGAGQRTAGVISPIEKENYNDSLALTPFDPAGATALLRQAGWQRGPAPGTGWTRKSANGKPQQLRLAMRYRAEGSLFSTVALQFQAAAAGFDIPVTLQPTESGAFSSSLKAGDFDVYVGVRKGNPFMFNFTPVFHSLGIDAGNTTGFSSPASDQLIEAIAAADSKAHRTQLLRRFQALLQQEAPIVPLFFLPNRIVASRQLSNLHVGSLKPGFMATTIERAPQPSAVP